In Streptomyces thermolilacinus SPC6, a single genomic region encodes these proteins:
- a CDS encoding bifunctional succinyldiaminopimelate transaminase/glutamate-prephenate aminotransferase, with the protein MSAVSSRLPVFPWDKLEPYKKTAAAHPDGIVDLSVGTPVDPVPELIRRALVEAADSPGYPTVWGTAALRDAITGWCERRLGARGIAHPNVLPVVGSKELVAWLPTQLGLGPGDKVAYPRLAYPTYEVGARLVGATPVVYDDPTELDPAGLRLLWLNSPSNPTGRVTGKDELTRIVAWAREHGVLVLSDECYLELGWEADPVSVLHEDVCGGSYDGIVAVHSLSKRSNLAGYRAAFVAGDASVLGELLRIRKHGGMMTPAPVQAATVAALGDDAHVREQRERYAERRAALRTALVAHGFRIEHSEASLYLWATRDEPCWDTVGYLADLGVLVAPGDFYGTAGERFVRVAFTATDERVAAAVKRLA; encoded by the coding sequence GTGTCCGCAGTCTCCTCCCGCCTTCCCGTCTTCCCGTGGGACAAGCTGGAGCCGTACAAGAAGACGGCCGCGGCCCACCCGGACGGGATCGTCGACCTGTCGGTCGGCACCCCCGTGGACCCCGTGCCGGAGCTGATCCGCCGGGCCCTGGTCGAGGCGGCCGACTCGCCCGGCTACCCCACGGTGTGGGGCACGGCCGCCCTGCGGGACGCGATCACCGGCTGGTGCGAGCGCCGCCTCGGCGCCCGGGGCATCGCCCACCCGAACGTCCTGCCGGTCGTCGGCTCCAAGGAGCTGGTCGCCTGGCTGCCGACGCAGCTGGGCCTCGGCCCGGGCGACAAGGTGGCCTACCCGCGCCTCGCCTACCCGACGTACGAGGTCGGCGCCCGCCTCGTCGGCGCCACCCCGGTCGTGTACGACGACCCGACGGAGCTGGACCCGGCCGGGCTGCGGCTGCTGTGGCTGAACTCCCCGTCCAACCCGACGGGCCGGGTCACCGGCAAGGACGAGCTGACCCGGATCGTCGCCTGGGCGCGCGAGCACGGCGTGCTGGTCCTCAGCGACGAGTGCTACCTGGAGCTCGGCTGGGAGGCCGACCCGGTGTCCGTGCTCCACGAGGACGTGTGCGGCGGCTCGTACGACGGGATCGTCGCCGTCCACTCGCTGTCCAAGCGCTCCAACCTGGCCGGTTACCGGGCCGCGTTCGTCGCGGGCGACGCGTCCGTGCTGGGCGAGCTGCTCCGGATCCGCAAGCACGGCGGCATGATGACGCCCGCCCCGGTGCAGGCGGCGACGGTCGCCGCGCTGGGCGACGACGCCCATGTGCGCGAGCAGCGGGAGCGGTACGCGGAGCGGCGGGCCGCGCTGCGGACGGCGCTGGTCGCGCACGGCTTCCGCATCGAGCACAGCGAGGCGAGCCTCTACCTGTGGGCCACCCGCGACGAGCCCTGCTGGGACACGGTCGGGTACCTGGCCGACCTGGGCGTCCTGGTCGCGCCGGGCGACTTCTACGGGACGGCGGGGGAGCGGTTCGTACGGGTCGCGTTCACCGCGACGGACGAGCGGGTCGCCGCGGCGGTCAAGCGCCTCGCCTGA
- the fdxA gene encoding ferredoxin — MTYVIAQPCVDVKDKACIEECPVDCIYEGQRSLYIHPDECVDCGACEPVCPVEAIFYEDDTPEEWKDYYKANVEFFDELGSPGGASKLGLIERDHPFIAALPPQNG, encoded by the coding sequence GTGACCTACGTCATCGCGCAGCCTTGTGTCGACGTGAAGGACAAGGCGTGCATCGAGGAGTGCCCCGTCGACTGCATCTACGAGGGCCAGCGGTCCTTGTACATCCACCCGGACGAATGCGTCGACTGCGGGGCCTGTGAACCGGTCTGCCCGGTCGAGGCGATCTTCTACGAGGACGACACCCCGGAGGAGTGGAAGGACTACTACAAGGCGAACGTCGAGTTCTTCGACGAGCTCGGCTCGCCCGGTGGTGCCTCCAAGCTCGGCCTGATCGAGCGCGACCACCCCTTCATCGCCGCCCTGCCGCCGCAGAACGGCTGA